The Fusobacterium russii ATCC 25533 sequence AGCATACAAAGCTGGTGGGGGAACTGATGTTGGTGCACGTATATTAATGGCAGAAGCACAAAAGAATTTTGAGCAACCATTTGTTATAGTTAATAAACCTGGAGCAGATGGAGAAATAGGATATACAGAGCTTTTAAAGTCTAATCCAGATGGTTATACTATAGGTTTTATAAATTTACCTACATTTGTTAGCTTGCCTTTACAAAGAGAAACTAAATATAAAATTGAAGATGCTGAGCCTATTATGAATCATGTTTATGATCCAGGAGTATTAGTTGTTAAAGCAGATAGTCAATTTAATACAGTTTCAGATTTTGTTGATTATGCAAAATCTAACCCAGAAAAAATAACTGTATCTAACAATGGAACTGGAGCATCAAATCACATAGGAGCAGCAGATTTTGCTAAAGAAGCTGGAATAGAACTTACTCATGTTCCATTTGGTGGAAGTTCTGACATGCTTGCAGCACTTCGTGGAGGGCATGTTGATGCAACTGTAGCAAAAATAAGTGAAGTTGCAAGTTTAGTTAAAAGTGGAGAGCTTCGTTTATTAGCAACTTTTACAGCTGAAAGATTGGAAGGTTTTGAAGAAGTTCCAACATTGACTGAAAGTGGTTATCCAGTACTATTTGGTTCAGCTCGTGCTATAGTTGCACCTAAAGGTACACCGAAGGAAGTAATAGACAAATTACATAATGTTTTAAAAGCGGCTTTAGAATCTCCTGAAAATATAGAAAAATCTAAAAATGCTAATTTACCTTTAAAATATATGTCACCTGAAGAATTAGGACAATATATAAAAGATGATGATAAGTATATGAGAGAAGTTGGAGAAAAGTTAGGACTTTAATTCTAGAAAGGTGAATTTTAAAAATGAAAAAATATGATAAAATTTTAACAATAGCATTGTTATTGCTAGAAGTATTTTACTTCGTTTTAATAAAACAACTTCCAGAAAAAGCTGCTAGATATCCATATTTTGTATTAGGACTTTTATTTTTCTTAACATTAATATTAGCTATAAATACATTTTTTATAAAATCTAATGCAGATGAAGAAGATGAAAAATTTAAAGATATAAAAATTGGGCAATTTTTATTTATAACTTTTGCATCAGTTGTTTATATAGTACTTATTGATATAGTAGGATTCTTTACTACAACTGTTATTTATCTTTTAGTAGTAATGTTAGGTCTTAAGAATAGCGTCAAGTGGAGTATTGTGACAAGCATAATATTTCCAATATTTATTTATTTTGTTTTTGTAATGTTCTTAAGAGTACCAGTACCAAAAGGATTATTAATATAGTTTAGGAGGAATGAAATATGTCAGATGTATTATATGGATTTTTAACAGCATCAAGCCCAATAAATCTTGTAGCAGCTTGTATTAGTGTTACTATAGGGATAACAATAGGTGCTTTACCTGGTCTTTCAGCTGCAATGGGAGTGGCACTTTTAATACCAATAACTTTTGGTATGAATCCTTCTACAGGGCTTATAGTATTAGCAGGGGTATACTGCGGTGCCATATTTGGAGGCTCTATTTCAGCAATTTTGATTCGTACGCCAGGGACACCAGCTGCAGCAGCTACAGCCATTGACGGTTATGAATTAACATTGAGAGGAAAGGCAGGAAAAGCCTTAGGAACAGCAATTATTGCTTCTTTCATAGGTGGTATATTAAGCGCTATTCCACTTTACCTTTTTGCTCCTAAGTTAGCTAAATTAGCCCTTATGTTTGGACCGGCTGAATATTTTTGGCTATCAATATTTGGACTTACAATAATAGCAGGAGCAAGTACAAAATCTATGACAAAAGGATTAATATCAGGAGCCTTAGGTCTTATGTTTTCTACAATAGGTATGGATCCAATGTTTGGAAATCCTCGTTTTACTTTCGGGATTCCAGTTCTTCTGTCAGGAATACCTTTCACAGCTTCTTTAATAGGTTTATTTTCAATGTCACAGGTTTTATTATTGGCCGAGAAGAAAATAAAGGAAGTTGGAACAATGGTGGAGTTTGACAATAAAGTTATGTTATCAAAAGAAGAAATAAAGAAAATTTTACCAACATCAGTTAGATCTTCAATAATAGGTAGTGTTATTGGTATATTACCTGGAGCGGGAGCAAGTATAGCAGCATTTATAGGCTATAATGAGGCAAAGAGATTCTCAAAGGAAAAAGAGGAGTTTGGAAAAGGAAGCATAGAAGGGATAGCAGGGGCTGAAGCAGCTAACAATGCTGTTACAGGTGGTTCTTTAATACCAACTTTTACTTTAGGTATACCTGGAGAAAGTGTTACAGCTGTTTTACTTGGCGGACTTATGATACAAGGTTTACAACCGGGGCCTGATTTATTTACAGTACATGGAAAGATAACATACACTTTCTTTGCAGGTTTTATAATTGTAAATATATTTATGCTTGTACTAGGACTAACAGGATCTAAACTTTTTGCAAAAGTATCAAGAGTACCAGACAGTTATCTTATTCCTCTTATATTTTCTCTAAGTGTCATAGGTTCATATGCAATACATAATAATATGGCAGATGTAATAGTAATGTTTGTATTTGGATTTATAGGATATTTTGTGCATAAATTTGAACTAAATTCTGCTTCAATAGTTTTAGCACTTATATTAGGTCCTATTGGAGAAGCTGGACTTAGAAGATCATTGATTTTAAATCATCAAAATTACTCAATTTTATTTCAAAGTACTGTTTCAAAAGTTTTATTACTACTTACTGTCTTTTCACTATTTTCTCCAATTATTATGGATAAAATACAGAATAGAAAAAAATAAAAAGAATTTTAAAAATAAAGGAGCTGTTGCAATTTTATGCATTGAATGTAAGTAAAAAATAAGTGAATTACATCTAAATGTTAAGAAATTTAACTAGTAATGAACTAGTTTTTACTTTAGTGAGCAAGTTTGTAACATCTATACTTTTAAGTGTTGATAGTAAAATATCAACACTTTTTTTGTAGGTTCTGTGTCAAATGGTGTTGAGTAAAAATCGAGTAAATTTTTTATATAGTTCCAGAAAATTAAAAACTGTGATTATTTTTTTATAATAAAATATATTACTTAAAATGCTATAACATAGTATTTTTATATTTAAGTTTAAAATAATTATAGACTTATTTTGATTAATAAGTTATGATTTAAGAAATTAAAAAATTTACTTTTAATTTATGGAGGAATTAATGCAGAATGGATAAAGTATATTCAGTAAGTGAATTTAATCAAATGGTTAAAGCTTACATTGATGATATAGATGACTTTCAAGAATTTTTTATTGAAGGTGAAATTTCAAACATAACTTATTATAAGAGCGGACATCTTTATTTTTCTATAAAAGATAAAAAAGCACAGATAAAATGTGCTGCTTTTAATTACAGACTAAAAAAAATTCCTGAAGATTTAAAGGAAGGAGATTTAATAAAGTTATTCGGTGATGTGAGTTTTTATGAGGCAAGAGGAGAATTTCAAGTTCTTGCAAGATTTATAGAAAAGAGAAATTCTCTGGGAGAATTATTTGCAAAATTGGAAAAGATTAAAGAAGAAATGTCAAAAAAAGGTTTTTTTGATGAAAGATATAAAAAAAATTTACCCTCTTTTCCTAAAAATATCGGAGTAGTTACAGCACTTACAGGAGCAGCTTTACAAGATATTATAAAAACAACAAGAAAAAGATTTAACTCTATAAACATCTATGTTTATCCTGCAAAAGTACAAGGTCTAGGTTCAAAGGAAGATATAATAAAGGGAATAGAAATTTTAAATAAGATAGATGAGATAGATTATATTATAGCTGGACGTGGAGGTGGAAGCATAGAAGATCTTTGGAGTTTTAACGAGGAAGAAGTAGCTATGGCATTTTTTAATTCTAAAAAACCAATAATTTCTGCTGTAGGACATGAAATAGATTTTCTCTTAACTGATCTTGTTGCTGATGCAAGAGCAGCAACTCCGACACAGGCTGTTGAAATGTCTGTTCCTGATAAGGAAACGTTAGTTATTGATTTGAAAAATAAAGAAAAATATATAGTAAATATATTAAAGTCAACTTTGAATGAAATGAAAAAAAATTTAATATTAAGGACGGAGAATTATAGTTTAAAAAAATTTAAAGATAACTTTAACAACAATAGAGAGAGAATTATTGAAAAAGAAATTAGGCTGAAAGAGCTGATAAAAAATGTTATAGAAAGTCAAAAGAGGAATTTGGAAAATAAAATAGATAAATTAACTATACTAAATCCTATAACTACTTTAAAAAGAGGGTATTCAGTTAGTTTGATAGGCAGCAAAAGAATTGTATCTATTGATGAAATAGAAATTAATGATAAAATTACCACTATAATAGATGGTGGCAAAATTATAAGTATTGTTAAGGAGAAAAAGAAATGAAAAAAATATTATTCAGCTTATTTTTAGCTTTAGGAGTTTTATCTTATTCTGAGATAAAGGAAATCCCACCTTTGGAAAGCTCTCAAGAAAATAAACAAGAAGAAAAAATAGAAAAAAGGGAAGTTGTAACTCAAATTTATGAGTATAGACCTGATGTTTTAAGAACTATAGATGCACAAATTGCAATCCCAGGAAATAGAGGGAACTTAAAGGCTCTATACGCACAATATGACAATGAATTAAATAAATATTTAGAAAGTGTAGGCTATAATAGTGATACTATATTTTTTCTTGCCAATCAATATATGCTTATGAATAA is a genomic window containing:
- a CDS encoding tripartite tricarboxylate transporter substrate binding protein, which gives rise to MKKKILSLLVGAMSLMLVACGGEKKAEEKVADAYPSKPVNVIIAYKAGGGTDVGARILMAEAQKNFEQPFVIVNKPGADGEIGYTELLKSNPDGYTIGFINLPTFVSLPLQRETKYKIEDAEPIMNHVYDPGVLVVKADSQFNTVSDFVDYAKSNPEKITVSNNGTGASNHIGAADFAKEAGIELTHVPFGGSSDMLAALRGGHVDATVAKISEVASLVKSGELRLLATFTAERLEGFEEVPTLTESGYPVLFGSARAIVAPKGTPKEVIDKLHNVLKAALESPENIEKSKNANLPLKYMSPEELGQYIKDDDKYMREVGEKLGL
- a CDS encoding tripartite tricarboxylate transporter TctB family protein produces the protein MKKYDKILTIALLLLEVFYFVLIKQLPEKAARYPYFVLGLLFFLTLILAINTFFIKSNADEEDEKFKDIKIGQFLFITFASVVYIVLIDIVGFFTTTVIYLLVVMLGLKNSVKWSIVTSIIFPIFIYFVFVMFLRVPVPKGLLI
- the xseA gene encoding exodeoxyribonuclease VII large subunit, with the protein product MDKVYSVSEFNQMVKAYIDDIDDFQEFFIEGEISNITYYKSGHLYFSIKDKKAQIKCAAFNYRLKKIPEDLKEGDLIKLFGDVSFYEARGEFQVLARFIEKRNSLGELFAKLEKIKEEMSKKGFFDERYKKNLPSFPKNIGVVTALTGAALQDIIKTTRKRFNSINIYVYPAKVQGLGSKEDIIKGIEILNKIDEIDYIIAGRGGGSIEDLWSFNEEEVAMAFFNSKKPIISAVGHEIDFLLTDLVADARAATPTQAVEMSVPDKETLVIDLKNKEKYIVNILKSTLNEMKKNLILRTENYSLKKFKDNFNNNRERIIEKEIRLKELIKNVIESQKRNLENKIDKLTILNPITTLKRGYSVSLIGSKRIVSIDEIEINDKITTIIDGGKIISIVKEKKK
- a CDS encoding tripartite tricarboxylate transporter permease, whose protein sequence is MSDVLYGFLTASSPINLVAACISVTIGITIGALPGLSAAMGVALLIPITFGMNPSTGLIVLAGVYCGAIFGGSISAILIRTPGTPAAAATAIDGYELTLRGKAGKALGTAIIASFIGGILSAIPLYLFAPKLAKLALMFGPAEYFWLSIFGLTIIAGASTKSMTKGLISGALGLMFSTIGMDPMFGNPRFTFGIPVLLSGIPFTASLIGLFSMSQVLLLAEKKIKEVGTMVEFDNKVMLSKEEIKKILPTSVRSSIIGSVIGILPGAGASIAAFIGYNEAKRFSKEKEEFGKGSIEGIAGAEAANNAVTGGSLIPTFTLGIPGESVTAVLLGGLMIQGLQPGPDLFTVHGKITYTFFAGFIIVNIFMLVLGLTGSKLFAKVSRVPDSYLIPLIFSLSVIGSYAIHNNMADVIVMFVFGFIGYFVHKFELNSASIVLALILGPIGEAGLRRSLILNHQNYSILFQSTVSKVLLLLTVFSLFSPIIMDKIQNRKK